One genomic segment of Impatiens glandulifera chromosome 6, dImpGla2.1, whole genome shotgun sequence includes these proteins:
- the LOC124943146 gene encoding uncharacterized protein LOC124943146 — translation MAAEKTFSSLSSPKNQSKSHCRPFHHIQWSIAAKNFQTRTAAPTTNNDGRNKNFHYIRLYFVDWLVASRRMRHTRLQMKVDEESIGGLFVAFLHQGRYITLHLLTSNSVLLCARQGFALGLSVLVSSIPSIKIDALLNLIVDTLPTTSSMKGQDMRNNLLGRLFSYGAIARSKRLSEDWRTDQNSTQIVGFIGSLVGLASKKRYLQEPAVSIILELINKVPAESVLNEILEAPCLGDWFNGAIEAGNPDALLLALKMREKISVESNVFGKLLPHPYTVGSFFTVEHLSSISNCLKESTFCQPRVHSIWPVLVNIILPDVVLEVDSTQSSHSGKKHKRNRKASLLEKEVEKNLKCFCEVVLEGCLLLCQFEFCFSSYRGLNKSG, via the exons ATGGCGGCGGAGAAGACTTTCTCTTCTCTTTCATCGCCgaagaaccaatcgaagagTCACTGTCGACCATTCCACCATATTCAATGGTCTATAGCTGCGAAGAACTTCCAAACGCGAACTGCGGCTCCAACGACGAACAACGACGGCCGAAACAAAAATTTCCactatattcgtttatatttt gttgATTGGTTGGTTGCGTCACGCAGGATGCGTCACACAAGATTACAAATGAAAGTTGACGAAGAATCAATTGGAGGCTTATTCGTGGCGTTTCTTCATCAAGGGAGGTATATTACATTACATTTGCTGACTTCAAATTCTGTATTATTG TGTGCTAGGCAAGGTTTTGCATTGGGTTTATCTGTCCTAGTTAGTTCTATCCCAAGCATCAAAATTGATGCATTGTTGAATCTCATAGTAGATACCCTACCGACCACTTCTTCAATGAAAGGACAG GACATGCGAAATAATCTTTTGGGTCGATTATTTTCTTATGGTGCTATTGCACGATCCAAAAGGTTATCTGAAGATTGGAGAACTGACCAGAACTCAACGCAAATTGTTGGATTCATTGGTTCTCTAGTTGGCCTTGCATCCAAGAAGAGGTACCTTCAAGAGCCTGCTGTCTCAATAATTCTGGAACTAATTAACAAG GTACCTGCAGAGTCTGTCTTGAATGAGATTCTTGAAGCACCATGTCTTGGTGATTGGTTTAATGGTGCAATTGAAGCTGGAAATCCCGATGCATTGCTTCTAGCTCttaaaatgagagagaaaatatctGTTGAAAGCAATGTCTTTGGGAAACTTCTTCCTCATCCATATACAGTTGGAAGCTTTTTTACAGTTGAACACTTGTCCTCTATTTCTAACTGCTTGAAG GAGTCTACTTTCTGTCAGCCTCGTGTTCATAGTATATGGCCTGTCTTAGTGAATATTATCCTACCAGATGTGGTCTTGGAAGTAGACTCAACTCAAAGCTCGCATTCtggaaaaaaacacaaaagaaacCGCAAAGCTAGTTTGTTAGAAAAAGAGGTTGAGAAAAATCTGAAGTGCTTCTGCGAAGTTGTGTTGGAAGGATGTCTTCTTTTGTGCCAATTTGAGTTTTGCT TTTCAAGTTATAGAGGGTTAAACAAATCTGGATAG